A window of the Acidobacteriota bacterium genome harbors these coding sequences:
- the hisH gene encoding imidazole glycerol phosphate synthase subunit HisH: MKVCVVDSGTGNLRSLGNALTLLGVSHETRTEPRGPSPDVILLPGVGSFGHAMGRLDASGWASFLREWASEGGAIVGICLGLQLLFEGSEESPGVQGLGLFAGGVRRLCSRMAKVPHIGWAKLEGAQEGSPEARLEWAYFVHSYAAKPVDARDVPAWARHGEVFPAAVRRGRVAGVQFHPEKSHRAGVAYLGALLREVAR, translated from the coding sequence ATGAAAGTCTGCGTCGTGGATTCGGGCACGGGAAACCTCCGATCCCTGGGAAACGCCCTCACCCTCCTGGGGGTCTCGCACGAAACGCGGACCGAGCCTCGGGGGCCGTCGCCGGACGTGATCCTCCTTCCGGGAGTGGGCTCCTTCGGCCACGCCATGGGGCGGCTCGACGCCTCCGGCTGGGCGTCCTTCCTCCGCGAGTGGGCGAGCGAGGGCGGCGCGATCGTGGGGATCTGCCTCGGCCTCCAGCTCCTTTTCGAGGGCTCCGAGGAGAGCCCCGGCGTTCAGGGGCTCGGGCTGTTCGCCGGGGGCGTGCGGCGCCTGTGCTCCCGGATGGCCAAGGTGCCTCACATAGGATGGGCGAAGCTGGAAGGGGCGCAGGAGGGCTCTCCCGAAGCCCGGCTGGAGTGGGCCTACTTCGTTCATTCCTACGCGGCGAAACCCGTAGACGCGCGCGACGTTCCGGCCTGGGCCCGACACGGGGAGGTCTTCCCGGCCGCCGTGCGGCGCGGGCGGGTCGCCGGCGTCCAGTTCCACCCCGAGAAATCCCATCGCGCCGGGGTCGCCTACCTCGGAGCGCTTCTCCGAGAGGTGGCGCGGTGA
- a CDS encoding imidazoleglycerol-phosphate dehydratase, translating into MTRARAKIVRETRETRLEVGLSLRGGPVAVETGVGFLDHMLETLAVHGDFGLSLRARGDLHVDAHHCVEDVSISLGRALDEALGRREGLARFGWAYAPLDEALARAVVDLARRPGCTFTSPPLPERIGDFPGDMAAHFFRSLSSEGRFTLHLDVLRAENGHHALESAFKALAMALRQACSPVPQKVRSTKGVL; encoded by the coding sequence GTGACGAGAGCGAGAGCGAAGATCGTGCGGGAGACGAGGGAGACGAGGCTCGAAGTCGGCCTGAGCCTGCGCGGAGGCCCCGTGGCCGTGGAAACGGGGGTGGGGTTTCTGGACCACATGCTGGAAACCCTCGCCGTCCACGGGGACTTCGGCCTCTCCCTTCGCGCCAGGGGAGACCTCCACGTCGATGCGCACCACTGCGTGGAGGACGTGTCCATCTCCCTGGGCCGGGCCTTGGACGAGGCCCTGGGCCGGCGGGAAGGGTTGGCGCGTTTCGGATGGGCCTACGCCCCCCTCGACGAGGCCCTCGCCCGGGCCGTGGTGGACCTCGCCCGGCGTCCTGGCTGCACCTTCACGAGCCCGCCCCTGCCCGAGAGAATCGGGGACTTTCCGGGCGACATGGCGGCGCACTTCTTCCGGTCCCTCTCCTCCGAAGGCCGGTTCACGCTCCATCTCGACGTCCTGCGCGCGGAGAACGGCCACCATGCCCTCGAGTCGGCCTTCAAGGCCCTCGCCATGGCCCTCCGCCAGGCCTGTTCTCCGGTGCCCCAAAAGGTCCGAAGCACCAAGGGGGTTCTATGA
- the hisC gene encoding histidinol-phosphate transaminase, whose protein sequence is MNAFRPEVLALRAYFMEEPPLPVKANQNESPWDWPEELKREALERLAATPFHRYPAFRGSRLASLLCERWGLPEGSCLLGNGSNELLAALFTACLGEGRSGLIPSPSFSLYRQLILLARGEVREVALSENMDYDLDPWVQALEDFSPAVALVGSPNNPTGSLLPRSGLERLLEAAPGIVAVDEAYGEFSMEPSAASLLPGRDNLVVLRTFSKAWGSAALRLGYLLASPAVAEQVAKALLPYNVSPLALTLGEAALTRREIFEGRVRDLLRSRAELSERLGRIEGLRVYASEANFILVRLERWEAAEVHSALKARGVLVRDVSAHPALRGCLRISVGTPAENDAVLEALKEVVS, encoded by the coding sequence GTGAACGCCTTCCGGCCCGAGGTCCTGGCCCTGCGCGCCTACTTCATGGAGGAGCCGCCTCTACCGGTGAAGGCGAACCAGAACGAGTCCCCGTGGGACTGGCCCGAGGAACTCAAGCGCGAGGCGCTGGAACGACTCGCCGCCACCCCCTTCCACCGCTACCCCGCCTTTCGGGGATCGCGTCTCGCCTCCCTCTTGTGCGAGAGGTGGGGTCTGCCCGAAGGTTCTTGCCTGTTGGGAAACGGGTCCAACGAGCTTCTCGCCGCCCTCTTTACCGCCTGCCTCGGAGAAGGCCGCTCGGGCCTGATTCCTTCGCCCTCCTTCTCCCTTTACAGGCAGCTCATCCTCCTCGCCCGGGGGGAGGTTCGGGAGGTGGCCCTTTCGGAGAACATGGACTACGACCTCGACCCATGGGTCCAGGCTCTCGAGGATTTCTCTCCAGCCGTCGCGCTCGTGGGGTCTCCCAACAACCCCACCGGCTCGCTCCTGCCCAGGTCGGGTCTGGAGCGCCTTCTGGAGGCCGCTCCGGGGATCGTCGCGGTGGACGAGGCGTACGGGGAGTTCTCGATGGAACCTTCGGCGGCCTCCCTCCTCCCCGGAAGGGATAACTTGGTGGTCCTGCGGACCTTCTCGAAGGCGTGGGGGAGCGCCGCCCTTCGGTTGGGCTACCTGCTCGCCTCACCGGCGGTCGCGGAACAGGTCGCGAAGGCCCTCCTGCCCTACAACGTCAGCCCCCTCGCCCTGACCCTGGGGGAAGCCGCCCTCACACGGAGGGAGATCTTCGAGGGACGGGTGAGGGATCTCCTTCGCTCCCGCGCCGAACTCTCTGAGCGTCTCGGCAGGATCGAGGGCCTGAGGGTCTATGCCTCGGAGGCCAACTTCATCCTGGTCCGTCTGGAGAGATGGGAGGCCGCGGAGGTGCATTCGGCCCTCAAGGCCCGAGGGGTTCTGGTCCGGGACGTCTCCGCCCACCCCGCCCTGCGCGGATGCCTCCGGATCTCCGTAGGGACACCGGCGGAGAACGACGCCGTCCTCGAGGCCCTGAAGGAGGTGGTTTCGTGA
- a CDS encoding HisA/HisF-related TIM barrel protein has product MSPAQGSLRNGGRPFLAWAAVDVLSGRAVRLRRGQEGDVTDYGSAEEWVDRWAEAGLIRLHLVDLGAAFGREPSLVPIVRRAARAFPQVALQAGGGIRGAASALSLAEAGAARVVVGTLLFDRPAEAAAVSDALGTRAVAALDSRGGRVRVAGWRRDAGEDVGRAARLASDLGYSEALVTDIERDGTGEGPNHALYASLSDCGLSILASGGVRQAQDLEALASMGHLCGAVVGRALYEGMVRVEDMKETWR; this is encoded by the coding sequence GTGAGTCCGGCGCAGGGGTCTCTCCGAAATGGCGGGCGGCCCTTTCTCGCCTGGGCGGCCGTGGACGTCCTGTCGGGACGCGCCGTCCGCTTGCGGCGTGGGCAGGAGGGGGACGTCACCGATTACGGGTCCGCCGAGGAGTGGGTGGACCGGTGGGCCGAGGCCGGGCTGATCCGCCTGCACCTGGTGGATCTGGGCGCCGCCTTCGGTCGGGAGCCGTCCCTCGTCCCCATCGTTCGCCGCGCGGCCAGGGCATTCCCTCAAGTCGCCCTCCAGGCGGGCGGTGGAATCCGCGGCGCGGCCTCGGCCCTGTCCCTGGCCGAGGCCGGGGCGGCCCGCGTCGTCGTCGGGACCCTGCTCTTCGACCGACCCGCGGAAGCGGCGGCGGTGTCGGATGCCCTCGGGACGCGCGCCGTGGCGGCCCTCGACTCGCGGGGCGGCCGGGTCCGAGTGGCCGGGTGGAGGCGGGACGCGGGCGAAGACGTGGGGCGGGCCGCGCGCCTCGCCAGCGACCTGGGGTACTCGGAGGCCCTGGTGACGGACATCGAGCGGGACGGCACCGGCGAGGGTCCCAACCACGCCCTCTACGCCTCCCTCTCCGATTGCGGGTTGTCGATCCTGGCGTCGGGGGGAGTGCGCCAGGCCCAGGATCTGGAGGCGCTCGCGTCCATGGGGCACCTCTGCGGCGCCGTGGTGGGCCGCGCCCTTTACGAAGGAATGGTCCGGGTCGAGGACATGAAGGAGACCTGGCGATGA
- the hisD gene encoding histidinol dehydrogenase: protein MKARKRMRRIRLEKESDLARVEVFLERRRQENPGVQGRVRRTLSSVRRLGDAALVEAVRAFDWPACPGAQALKVGEEVLDRAWRACPAPVRSALARGAASIRDFHAAQRIRGMRIRKRGMRAGLRPFPLESVGLYVPGGRASYPSTLLMLAIPAQLAGVGRIAVATPAGPSSVPDGAVLAAAHLLGLSEVYALGGAAAVGAFAFGTQTVPRVDKILGPGNAYVAEAKRQVFGRVGIDAVAGPTELVILSDGTAPPSWIAADLLAQAEHDVLASAVLITTDPLEGDRVEAEMERLLDRSPRGKIQRESLKHMGTILTCAGRSLACAAARILAPEHLSVMAGSPRAWAARVPTAAAVFLGPYSPEAAGDYGAGPNHSLPTGGTARFSSPVTLWDFVRYQSFLEMDAGALRGAAPWMERLARSEGLHGHAESLSARRSP, encoded by the coding sequence ATGAAGGCGCGGAAGCGGATGCGGAGAATCCGGCTCGAGAAGGAATCTGACCTGGCCCGCGTGGAGGTCTTTCTGGAGAGGAGAAGGCAGGAGAATCCAGGCGTGCAGGGGCGCGTTCGACGCACCCTCTCGTCCGTCAGGCGCCTGGGCGATGCGGCCCTCGTGGAGGCCGTTCGCGCCTTCGACTGGCCCGCCTGCCCGGGAGCCCAGGCACTGAAAGTGGGGGAGGAAGTCCTCGACCGGGCCTGGAGGGCGTGTCCGGCCCCGGTAAGATCGGCCCTTGCGCGCGGCGCGGCGTCGATCCGGGACTTCCACGCGGCTCAACGGATTCGGGGAATGCGCATTCGAAAACGGGGGATGCGGGCGGGTCTTCGCCCCTTTCCCCTGGAAAGCGTGGGCCTCTACGTACCCGGCGGACGCGCCTCCTATCCCTCCACCCTCCTCATGCTGGCCATTCCCGCCCAACTAGCCGGAGTGGGGCGAATCGCCGTCGCCACGCCGGCCGGCCCCTCGAGCGTCCCCGACGGGGCGGTGCTCGCCGCGGCCCACCTGCTCGGCCTCTCGGAGGTGTACGCCCTGGGCGGGGCCGCCGCCGTGGGGGCCTTCGCCTTCGGGACCCAGACCGTGCCCCGGGTGGACAAGATCCTCGGTCCGGGGAACGCCTACGTGGCCGAAGCGAAGAGGCAGGTCTTCGGCCGCGTGGGAATCGACGCCGTGGCCGGCCCGACGGAACTCGTGATCCTCTCGGACGGGACCGCCCCTCCCTCGTGGATCGCGGCGGACTTGCTGGCTCAGGCCGAGCACGACGTCCTCGCCTCGGCGGTCCTGATCACGACGGACCCACTGGAAGGCGATCGGGTGGAGGCCGAGATGGAGCGGCTCCTCGACCGCTCGCCGAGGGGGAAGATTCAGCGAGAGAGCCTGAAGCACATGGGGACTATCCTCACGTGCGCCGGCCGCTCTCTCGCATGCGCCGCCGCCCGGATCCTGGCTCCCGAACACCTCAGCGTCATGGCCGGGAGTCCCCGGGCATGGGCCGCGCGGGTGCCCACGGCGGCGGCCGTCTTTCTGGGCCCCTATTCTCCCGAGGCCGCCGGGGACTACGGGGCTGGGCCCAACCACAGCCTTCCCACGGGGGGGACGGCCCGCTTTTCCTCCCCGGTGACCTTGTGGGATTTCGTGAGGTACCAGTCCTTTCTGGAGATGGACGCGGGGGCCCTTCGAGGGGCCGCGCCGTGGATGGAGCGTTTGGCCAGGTCGGAAGGACTCCATGGCCACGCCGAATCGCTGTCCGCCCGGAGGTCGCCGTGA
- a CDS encoding HAD-IA family hydrolase codes for MNRPPFDALILDMDGVLLDTSGSFPVAVLASARKNALEPGLGAGWTEKDLEPLRLAGGFNNDWDAATALALLGPATGPGPGWEALCARLAERGGGPASVRELAGESSWDEVYPRVRRTVQLLYAGPRAGDLYGLTPTESRGLWEHEVPLIAARELESTGLPFGVLTGRSPEEARLGLFRLGLTLDPSLLVADSEPRFRKPCPDGVLELAFRMGSVRPLVVGDTVDDLRAALSSRARGLDAAFAGIAPAGSAREARFRAGGAYRVAASLRELFVLICGGRSCGKEAGS; via the coding sequence GTGAACCGGCCTCCCTTCGACGCCCTGATCCTCGACATGGACGGCGTCCTCCTCGACACGTCGGGGTCCTTTCCCGTGGCGGTGCTCGCTTCGGCGCGGAAGAACGCGCTGGAGCCCGGTCTGGGAGCCGGCTGGACGGAGAAGGACCTGGAGCCCCTCCGTCTCGCGGGCGGCTTCAACAACGACTGGGACGCGGCGACGGCGCTGGCCCTTCTCGGCCCAGCGACCGGGCCGGGCCCCGGCTGGGAGGCCCTCTGCGCGAGGCTGGCGGAGAGGGGAGGCGGCCCGGCCTCCGTCCGGGAACTCGCCGGGGAGAGCTCGTGGGACGAGGTGTACCCGAGGGTACGAAGAACCGTCCAGCTCCTGTACGCCGGACCCCGCGCAGGGGATCTGTACGGCCTGACGCCCACGGAATCACGGGGACTTTGGGAGCATGAGGTCCCCCTGATCGCGGCGAGAGAACTGGAATCCACGGGCCTGCCCTTCGGGGTCCTGACGGGCCGGTCCCCCGAGGAGGCCCGGCTGGGGCTCTTCCGCCTGGGCCTGACTCTGGACCCCAGCCTGCTCGTGGCCGATTCGGAGCCCCGGTTTCGCAAGCCGTGCCCCGACGGTGTCCTGGAGCTTGCCTTCCGCATGGGGTCGGTCCGTCCCCTGGTGGTTGGGGACACGGTGGACGACCTGCGTGCCGCCCTCTCCTCCCGTGCCCGGGGGCTGGACGCGGCCTTCGCCGGAATCGCCCCGGCGGGAAGCGCCCGCGAGGCCCGGTTTCGTGCGGGCGGGGCGTACCGGGTGGCGGCGTCCCTGAGAGAGTTGTTCGTCCTGATTTGCGGTGGAAGGTCTTGCGGGAAGGAGGCCGGGTCGTGA